The sequence below is a genomic window from Anaerobranca californiensis DSM 14826.
TCTCGTCTATTACATGTACAGCTCCAGAAGGTATATCTATTAAGATATTTATACCATTTCTACTAAACTTATAATAATTTTGTAACTTCAATTTCTTTCAACTCCTAATTAACTTTTTATTTAAAGAAAGAAAGCAGCCTAGTTGGCTACTTTTTCACATACTTGGTTACCTACAGTACAGCTGGTTTTACAAGCTGATTGACAAGAAGTTTGACATTCTCCACATCCTATTTCTACTCTTTCCACAACTTTGTTAATTGTTAAAATATGTTTCATCAGTCTCAGCCTCCTTCAACATTCCTAATTATACCACAAGATAGCTCCATTAAGCAATTTTATTTAATATTTTTTTAATTGTATTTTCCTAAAATAACTATTACAATATTAATTAAAAGTTGTAAAGAATTATAAGGGGTTGACTAAAATTGCTTTTACAATTATTTTTTTCTTTTTTTAAGATAGGTTCTTTCACTTTTGGTGGGGGATATGCCATGCTGCCTGTAATCCAAAGGGAGGTAGTTGAAAACCGTCGTTGGGTAGAAGAAAAAGAATTTCTAGAAGTTTTAGGAGTTAGTCAATCAGGTCCAGGGGCTGTTGCAGTAAATACTGCCATTTACTTGGGATATAAAATAAAAGGAGTACCTGGTAGTATTGCTGCAACTTTAGGGGTTGTTACACCTTCTTTTTTAATTATCTTAGCCCTTGCTACTATTTTACAATTTGTTGTCTACCATCCAGTAGGTGAAGGATTTTTTGCTGGTATTAGACCTGCTGTTGTAGGATTGTTAATTTCTGTAACTATTAATATGTTTAATAAATTAGAAGGTATTCATAGCTGGTTTTTATTTTTTCTTTCAGCATTATTCCTGATAATTTTTTCTATTCACCCTGCTTTGATCATTTTATTATCAGCCCTTTACGGTGGAATTTTTTTTAGTAAAGATATCATTAAAGTTAGGGGTGAATAATAAATGTTGTTATTAAAGATTTTCTTATCTTTTTTTAAAATAGGTTTGATAAGTTTTGGTGGTGGGTATGCCATGATTCCCTTAATTCAAAAGGAGATAATCGGTGTACAAGGTTGGTTGACAGTAAATGAATTTTTAGATATCATTGCAATAGCGGAAATGACCCCTGGCCCTATTGCCATTAACTCTGCAACTTATATTGGTTATAAAACAGCTGGGGTTATAGGTTCGGTAGTGGCGACTTTAGGAGTTGTCACTCCTTCATTTATCGCTATGGTTATTCTCGCCTATATTATCAATAAAACTAAACACCTACCACAAATAAAAGGTGCCTTAAAAGGAATTGTTTCTGGGGTTATTGCCCTTATTGGATATGCAACATTTAAAATGGCTATTGGAGTAGATATTCTAAGTATCTATAATTTCCTGATCTGTTTAGGGGCCTTTTTACTATTTCACTTTACAAAAAAACACCCTGTATTGTTATTAATTGGTTTCGGTATTATAGGAATTTTTATATTTTAATAAAATCCACTATATCTTCTTATCTTCCCGCTGACAGCTAGACTTTATTCTTTTTTTTTAGGGAATATATGAAGTTATAGTGGCTTTTTCTTATTATTCGAATAAACTAAAGTGATTAAAAATTACTATACAAGTTATTATTTAAATTTTTTGGGCAATAATTCATTAAAAGGACATTTTAAGAAAGAAATGACTAGTTAAAATTTAAAGGGGGAAATAAGATGTGCGGCATTAATGGCTTATATTATTTTACTCAACGGACAACAGATGTAAATATAATTATCAAGAAAATGGCTGAAAAAATGATTCATCGTGGGCCAGATAGTGATGGTTTCTATACAGATAAAAGGGTTGCATTAGGTTTTCGCCGTTTATCAATTATTGATATTGAAGGTGCTAACCAGCCATTATATAGTGAAAACGGTAAGATAAAATTATTGTGTAATGGAGAAATTTATAACTTCAAGGAGTTAAGACAAAAATTAATAAAAAAAGGACATGTTTTTTCCACAAAAGGTGATGCAGAGACAATCATTCACTTATATGAAGAATATGGTAAAGATTTGGTACATCACTTGAGAGGGATGTTTGCTTTTATATTATATGATAGCGATAAAGAAGAGTTTTTAGTCTCTAGGGACTTCTTTGGTATCAAACCTTTGTATTATTATGTAGATGAAGAAAAATTTGCTTGTTCCTCTGAATTAAAAAGTCTATTAGAAATTATTCCATCTCGGGAACTAGATGAAGAAAGTTTAGCATATTACTTAACTTTTCAATATGTTCCCTTTGAAAAAACAATGGTTAAAAATATTTTAAAACTTTTGCCTGGTCATTTGATGATCGTTAATAAAGATGGTATCCAAATAGAAAGATACTTCAAACCCCGATTTAATCCTGTTGCTAAATCTAAAGAGGAATATAAAGCAGAAATAAAGGAAATTTTATACGATTCTGTTTCCCTTCACATGCAA
It includes:
- the scfA gene encoding six-cysteine ranthipeptide SCIFF, with the translated sequence MKHILTINKVVERVEIGCGECQTSCQSACKTSCTVGNQVCEKVAN
- a CDS encoding chromate transporter, whose amino-acid sequence is MLLLKIFLSFFKIGLISFGGGYAMIPLIQKEIIGVQGWLTVNEFLDIIAIAEMTPGPIAINSATYIGYKTAGVIGSVVATLGVVTPSFIAMVILAYIINKTKHLPQIKGALKGIVSGVIALIGYATFKMAIGVDILSIYNFLICLGAFLLFHFTKKHPVLLLIGFGIIGIFIF
- a CDS encoding chromate transporter — encoded protein: MLLQLFFSFFKIGSFTFGGGYAMLPVIQREVVENRRWVEEKEFLEVLGVSQSGPGAVAVNTAIYLGYKIKGVPGSIAATLGVVTPSFLIILALATILQFVVYHPVGEGFFAGIRPAVVGLLISVTINMFNKLEGIHSWFLFFLSALFLIIFSIHPALIILLSALYGGIFFSKDIIKVRGE